From the bacterium genome, one window contains:
- a CDS encoding TVP38/TMEM64 family protein produces MAGGERPIVSEGLEPPSPPSRLPRARIAIGAVVLVAFLLIARQGGAHIPQFAAWVNRLGLWGPVVFILGYAVAVVAFVPASLLTLAAGAIFGIARGVVIVFIAAVLGSSAAFLVSRYLARAAIEQRVRGNARFAAIDRAVGAEGRKIVFLLRLSPAVPFTLLNYALGLTRVRFADYVVASIGMLPATTLYVYYGKLAGDVAALAGGAAVEKGAGYYAVLAIGLAATIAVTAVVTRTARRALQAVAE; encoded by the coding sequence ATGGCGGGTGGTGAAAGGCCCATCGTGTCCGAGGGGCTCGAGCCGCCGTCGCCGCCGAGCCGGCTGCCACGGGCGAGGATTGCCATCGGCGCCGTGGTCCTGGTCGCCTTCCTCCTCATCGCCCGGCAGGGCGGCGCCCACATTCCGCAGTTCGCGGCATGGGTCAATCGCCTCGGCCTCTGGGGGCCGGTGGTGTTCATCCTCGGCTACGCCGTGGCGGTGGTCGCCTTCGTGCCCGCGTCGCTGCTGACCCTCGCCGCCGGGGCGATCTTCGGCATCGCCCGCGGCGTCGTCATCGTCTTCATCGCCGCCGTGCTCGGCTCCTCCGCGGCGTTCCTGGTCTCGCGCTATCTCGCCCGCGCGGCCATCGAACAGCGGGTGCGCGGCAACGCGCGCTTCGCCGCCATCGACCGCGCCGTCGGCGCCGAGGGGCGCAAGATCGTCTTCCTGCTGCGGCTCTCGCCCGCCGTCCCGTTCACGCTGCTGAACTACGCCCTGGGGCTGACCCGTGTCCGCTTCGCCGACTACGTCGTCGCCTCCATCGGCATGCTGCCGGCCACGACGCTCTACGTGTACTACGGCAAGCTCGCCGGCGACGTCGCCGCCCTCGCCGGCGGCGCCGCGGTCGAGAAGGGCGCCGGCTACTATGCGGTGCTGGCGATCGGCCTGGCGGCGACCATCGCGGTCACGGCGGTGGTGACGCGGACGGCACGGCGAGCGC